The following proteins are encoded in a genomic region of Corylus avellana chromosome ca4, CavTom2PMs-1.0:
- the LOC132176984 gene encoding rust resistance kinase Lr10-like: MYDAIEEFLQTHNNLMPIRYSYPEIKKMTKNFRVKLGEGGYGTVYKGTLRSGRLVAIKMLGKSKANGQDFINEVATIGRIHHVNVVQLIGFSIQGSKRALIYEFMPKGSLNKYIFSPEESVVLSYKKIFDIAIGIARGIEYLHRGCDMQILHFDIKPHNILLDENFTPKVSDFGLAKLYPIDNSIVSLTAARGTLGYIAPELFYRNIGGVSYKADVYSFGMLLMEMAGRRKNLNAFAEHSSQIYLPTWIYDQLHDGKDIEIEDAIEEEKKMIKKVIIVALWCIQMKPSDRPSMNNVLKMLEGELEYLQMPPKPSLSSLERPIMDAGENSNETSSSMQSDESSQSTHLFNAN, translated from the coding sequence ATGTATGATGCTATTGAAGAATTTTTGCAAACCCACAACAATCTCATGCCAATAAGGTACTCTTACCCAGAAATTAAGAAGATGACCAAAAATTTTAGGGTCAAATTAGGTGAAGGAGGTTATGGCACTGTATATAAAGGAACGCTTCGAAGTGGCCGTCTTGTAGCTATAAAGATGTTGGGTAAATCCAAAGCTAATGGACAAGACTTTATAAATGAAGTTGCAACCATTGGAAGAATTCACCATGTTAATGTAGTGCAGCTTATTGGTTTTTCCATTCAAGGGTCAAAGCGGGCTCTTATATATGAATTCATGCCTAAAGGGTCTTTGAATAAGTACATTTTTTCACCAGAAGAAAGTGTTGTCCTAAGCTAcaagaaaatatttgatattgcTATTGGAATTGCTCGTGGGATTGAATATTTACATCGAGGATGTGACATgcaaattttgcattttgataTCAAGCCTCACAACATTCTTCTTGATGAGAATTTTACTCCTAAAGTTTCTGACTTTGGCCTTGCAAAACTATATCCAATAGATAACAGCATTGTTTCTTTGACTGCAGCAAGAGGGACATTAGGATATATAGCCCCTGAGTTATTCTACAGAAACATTGGAGGCGTCTCCTACAAAgcagatgtttatagttttggaatGTTATTAATGGAAATGGCAGGTAGAAGAAAGAACTTAAATGCATTTGCAGAGCATTCAAGCCAAATTTACTTACCTACTTGGATCTATGACCAATTGCACGACGGAAAGGATATAGAAATTGAAGATGCCatagaggaggaaaagaaaatgattaagaaGGTGATCATAGTGGCACTATGGTGCATACAGATGAAGCCTAGCGATCGTCCTTCAATGAACAATGTCCTAAAAATGCTTGAAGGAGAACTTGAATACTTACAAATGCCTCCCAAGCCTTCTCTATCGTCACTAGAGAGACCCATAATGGATGCTGGAGAAAATTCGAATGAAACTTCCTCGTCAATGCAATCAGATGAATCAAGTCAATCCACTCATTTGTTTAATGCAAATTGA
- the LOC132176983 gene encoding rust resistance kinase Lr10-like, translating to MYDAIEEFLQTHNNLMPIRYSYPEIKKMTKNFRVKLGEGGYGTVYKGTLRSGRLVAIKMLGKSKAIGQDFINEVATIGRIHHVNVVQLIGFSIQGSKRALIYEFMPKGSLNKYIFSPEESVVLSYKKIFDIAIGIARGIEYLHRGCDMQILHFDIKPHNILLDENFNPKVSDFGLAKLYPIDNSIVSLTAARGTLGYIAPELFYRNIGGVSYKADVYSFGMLLMEMAGRRKNLNAFAEHSSQIYLPTWIYDQLHDGKDIEIEDAIEEEKKMIKKVIIVALWCIQMKPSDRPSMNNVLKMLEGELEYLQMPPKPSLSSLERPIMDAGENSNETSSSMQSDESSQSTHLFNAN from the coding sequence ATGTATGATGCTATTGAAGAATTTTTGCAAACCCACAACAATCTCATGCCAATAAGGTACTCTTACCCAGAAATTAAGAAGATGACCAAAAATTTTAGGGTCAAATTAGGTGAAGGAGGTTATGGCACTGTATATAAAGGAACGCTTCGAAGTGGCCGTCTTGTAGCTATAAAGATGTTGGGTAAATCCAAAGCTATTGGACAAGACTTTATAAATGAAGTTGCAACCATTGGAAGAATTCACCATGTTAATGTAGTGCAGCTTATTGGTTTTTCCATTCAAGGGTCAAAGCGGGCTCTTATATATGAATTCATGCCTAAAGGGTCTTTGAATAAGTACATTTTTTCACCAGAAGAAAGTGTTGTCCTAAGCTAcaagaaaatatttgatattgcTATTGGAATTGCTCGTGGGATTGAATATTTACATCGAGGATGTGACATgcaaattttgcattttgataTCAAGCCTCACAACATTCTTCTTGATGAGAATTTTAATCCTAAGGTTTCTGACTTTGGCCTTGCAAAACTGTATCCAATAGATAACAGCATTGTTTCTTTGACTGCAGCAAGAGGGACATTAGGATATATAGCCCCTGAGTTATTCTACAGAAACATTGGAGGCGTCTCCTACAAAgcagatgtttatagttttggaatGTTATTAATGGAAATGGCAGGTAGAAGAAAGAACTTAAATGCATTTGCAGAGCATTCAAGCCAAATTTACTTACCTACTTGGATCTATGACCAATTGCACGACGGAAAGGATATAGAAATTGAAGATGCCatagaggaggaaaagaaaatgattaagaaGGTGATCATAGTGGCACTATGGTGCATACAGATGAAGCCTAGCGATCGTCCTTCAATGAACAATGTCCTAAAAATGCTTGAAGGAGAACTTGAATACTTACAAATGCCTCCCAAGCCTTCTCTATCGTCACTAGAGAGACCCATAATGGATGCTGGAGAAAATTCGAATGAAACTTCCTCGTCAATGCAATCAGATGAATCAAGTCAATCCACTCATTTGTTTAATGCAAATTGA
- the LOC132177224 gene encoding rust resistance kinase Lr10-like, protein MEFLAVLLIIGLYHIPITLLGTPCVIAFLIYKCRRRHLSMYTAIEEFLQTHNNLMPIRYSYSEIKKVTKNFKDKLGEGGYGTVYKGRLRSGQLVAVKMLGKSNANGQDFINEVATIGRIHHVNVVRLIGFCVQGSNRALIYEFMPKGSLNKYIFSPEESDVLSYNKIYDIAIGVGRGIEYLHRGCDMQILHFDIKPHNILLDENFIPKVSDFGLAKLYSVDNSIVSLTAARGTLGYMAPELFYKNIGGISYKSDVYSFGMLLMEMAGRRKNLNAYAEHSSQICFPTWVYDQLQDGNDIEMEDATEEEKKMIKKMIIVALWCIQMKPSDRPSMNNVVEMLEGEVECLQMPPMPTLSSPERPAMDAEENSNQSCSSIQSEESNQSTQF, encoded by the exons ATGG AGTTTCTTGCGGTACTACTGATCATTG GACTATACCATATCCCAATAACTTTATTAGGGACTCCATGCGTGATTGCGTTTTTGATATACAAATGTCGTAGAAGGCATTTATCTATGTATACTGCTATTGAAGAATTTCTCCAAACCCACAACAACCTCATGCCAATAAGGTATTCATACTCAGAAATTAAGAAGGTGACCAAAAATTTCAAGGACAAATTGGGTGAAGGAGGCTATGGCACTGTGTATAAAGGAAGGCTTCGAAGTGGCCAACTTGTAGCTGTAAAGATGTTAGGTAAATCCAACGCTAACGGACAAGATTTTATAAACGAAGTTGCAACTATTGGAAGGATTCACCACGTTAATGTAGTGCGGCTTATTGGCTTTTGCGTTCAAGGGTCAAACCGGGCTCTTATATATGAATTCATGCCTAAAGGATCTCTGAATAAGTACATTTTTTCACCAGAAGAAAGTGATGTCTTAAGCTACaacaaaatatatgatattgCTATCGGAGTTGGTCGAGGGATTGAATATTTACATCGAGGATGTGACATGCAGATTTTACATTTTGATATCAAGCCTCATAACATTCTTCTTGATGAGAATTTTATTCCTAAGGTTTCTGACTTTGGCCTTGCAAAACTGTATTCAGTAGATAACAGCATTGTTTCTTTGACAGCTGCACGAGGGACATTAGGATATATGGCTCCtgaattattttacaaaaacatTGGAGGTATCTCCTACAAAtctgatgtttatagttttggaatGTTATTGATGGAAATGGCGGGTAGAAGAAAAAACTTAAATGCATATGCGGAGCATTCAAGCCAAATTTGCTTTCCTACTTGGGTCTATGACCAATTGCAAGATGGAAATGACATAGAAATGGAAGATGCCacagaagaggaaaagaaaatgattaagaaGATGATTATAGTGGCATTATGGTGCATACAGATGAAGCCTAGTGATCGCCCTTCAATGAATAATGTCGTAGAAATGCTTGAAGGAGAAGTTGAATGCCTACAGATGCCTCCCATGCCTACTCTTTCATCGCCAGAGAGACCCGCTATGGATGCTGAAGAGAATTCAAATCAAAGTTGCTCATCAATTCAATCAGAGGAATCAAATCAATCAActcaattttaa
- the LOC132177225 gene encoding LEAF RUST 10 DISEASE-RESISTANCE LOCUS RECEPTOR-LIKE PROTEIN KINASE-like 1.2 produces MAGRVAFSAGLCALIVIVLVHESCSAEDGHLCAPSSCGDIHNISYPFRLQDHPQNCGHPNYTLSCEKNQTVLHLFAGKYYVRQINYQNYTIRVVDSGIDEVSIPRHFLNRKNFSDWVPYTTNETLSKGVVFVMCENPVNSPFYLKTSTCFRNIGEYSSKMYRYVKVGRTNAEDVEDSCQVDRMFLTSLPRDDDRHVSCSDVRNELVYGFELSWRPNESARDGFVLGGDDCYINEANRLEMVHCSGIIGE; encoded by the coding sequence atggCAGGACGAGTGGCCTTCTCTGCTGGACTCTGTGCCCTTATTGTTATTGTACTTGTCCATGAGAGTTGCAGTGCAGAGGATGGTCATCTCTGTGCTCCTTCTTCCTGCGGCGACATCCATAACATAAGCTATCCCTTTCGATTACAAGACCATCCACAAAACTGCGGCCACCCAAATTATACACTGTCTTGTGAGAAGAACCAAACAGTTTTACACTTATTTGCCGGAAAATACTACGTACGTCAAATCAATTACCAAAACTACACAATCCGAGTGGTAGACTCTGGTATTGATGAGGTATCCATCCCTCGTCATTTTCTAAACCGCAAGAATTTCAGTGACTGGGTTCCATATACCACGAATGAAACTCTATCAAAGGGTGTGGTTTTTGTGATGTGTGAAAATCCGGTGAATTCTCCATTCTATTTGAAGACTTCAACTTGCTTTAGGAATATTGGAGAGTATTCTTCCAAGATGTATAGATATGTTAAAGTCGGCAGAACGAATGCAGAGGATGTAGAGGACTCGTGCCAAGTAGATCGAATGTTTCTGACATCGTTGCCTCGAGATGATGACCGACATGTTTCCTGTTCAGACGTCCGCAACGAATTGGTATATGGTTTTGAGCTTTCATGGCGCCCCAACGAATCGGCTCGAGATGGTTTTGTGCTTGGAGGAGACGATTGCTACATCAATGAGGCGAATCGGCTCGAGATGGTTCATTGTTCTGGAATAATAGGTGAGTAA
- the LOC132176985 gene encoding rust resistance kinase Lr10-like has protein sequence MHICFEMGISYFFLFVVFAVGLGEGQNGCDELRCGGGGPAIRFPFRLNSQPHHCGWPGFNLSCTDTKHTVLELPTSLKFFVKKIDYISQVIEIHDPHHCFPRQLRQLNLSSSTTFRFEEEFYMMDYALFNCSSTETQTDYAISCLSGPSHEVRAFFKDDDITDLPIASCKKMYTLPSIPISFETLILKGQYTVSKEIGGDKTLQLKWSRPVCRECEVKGMGCRLRSNSNESETECFPKHAKGIILGSFLLVVAVFALYRLYSYDKAEKQNQAKIKTFLEDYKNFKPTRFSYADIKRITNQFVEKLGEGAYGTVFKGKLSNEIYVAVKMILNASKENGEEFINEVGTMGRIHQVNIVRLVGFCADGFRRALVYEFSPNYSLDKFISSADTKNRFLGWNKLQDIAIGIAKGIDYLHEGCDQQILHFDIKPHNVLLDENFNPKISDFGLAKLCSKDKSAVSMTTARGTMGYIAPEVFSRNFGNVSYKSDIYSFGILLLEVVGGRKNVDITANNTNQVVYFPEWIYNFLDQKEDLRVFIEDDEDAEIAKKLAIIGLWCIQWHPANRPSMKVVIQMLEGGHELTMPPNPFASTNPTRLKLNQELDVIQEQE, from the exons ATGCATATTTGCTTTGAAATGGGCATCTCATATTTCTTCTTGTTTGTGGTTTTCGCCGTAGGCCTTGGAGAAGGCCAGAATGGGTGTGATGAATTAAGGTGTGGAGGCGGTGGCCCAGCCATTCGATTTCCCTTCCGACTTAACAGTCAGCCACACCACTGTGGATGGCCTGGGTTTAATCTATCCTGTACTGATACAAAACATACGGTGCTCGAGCTGCCAACTTCTTTGAAGTTCTTTGTGAAAAAGATTGACTATATATCTCAGGTAATTGAAATACATGATCCGCATCATTGCTTTCCAAGACAGCTTCGCCAACTCAATTTGTCTTCCTCTACTACTTTCCGGTTCGAAGAAGAGTTCTACATGATGGACTACGCCTTATTCAACTGTTCCTCAACAGAAACACAAACTGACTATGCCATCTCTTGTCTTAGTGGCCCAAGCCATGAAGTTCGTGCCTTCTTTAAGGACGATGACATAACCGATTTGCCCATAGCATCTTGTAAAAAGATGTATACTCTTCCATCAATTCCCATTTCGTTTGAGACTCTGATTTTGAAGGGCCAATATACGGTATCTAAGGAAATCGGGGGTGATAAAACTCTGCAATTGAAGTGGTCCAGACCAGTTTGCAGAGAGTGTGAAGTGAAGGGAATGGGATGTAGATTGAGGAGTAATAGCAATGAATCAGAAACAGAGTGCTTCCCTAAACATGCTAAAG GCATCATCTTAGGTTCATTTCTATTAGTAGTAGCAGTCTTTGCTCTTTACCGCCTTTATAGCTATGATAAagcagaaaaacaaaatcaagcaaagatcaaaacatttttggagGATTACAAAAATTTCAAGCCCACAAGATTCTCGTATGCCGATATTAAAAGGATTACAAATCAATTTGTTGAGAAGTTAGGCGAAGGAGCATATGGAACAGTATTCAAAGGAAAGCTTTCAAATGAAATCTATGTTGCGGTGAAGATGATCCTAAACGCTTCCAAAGAAAATGGTGAAGAATTTATAAATGAAGTAGGGACGATGGGTAGGATTCACCAAGTTAATATTGTTCGCTTGGTTGGCTTCTGTGCAGATGGATTTCGACGAGCTCTAGTTTATGAGTTCTCACCAAATTATTCATTAGATAAGTTCATATCTTCAGCGGACACTAAAAACCGTTTCCTTGGTTGGAACAAACTGCAAGATATTGCTATTGGCATAGCAAAAGGTATTGATTATCTTCATGAAGGGTGTGACCAACAAATCCTCCATTTTGATATCAAGCCTCATAATGTTTTGCTAGATGAAAATttcaatccaaaaatttctgattttggtctTGCCAAGTTGTGCTCCAAGGATAAGAGTGCAGTGTCCATGACCACAGCCAGAGGGACCATGGGATATATCGCACCAGAAGTGTTCTCTAGGAACTTCGGAAATGTTTCTTATAAATCTGATATCTATAGTTTTGGAATTTTATTGCTTGAAGTGGTTGGAGGAAGGAAAAATGTTGACATTACAGCAAATAATACCAATCAAGTAGTTTACTTTCCAGAATGGATCTACAATTTCTTAGATCAAAAAGAAGACCTGCGAGTCTTTATTGAGGATGATGAAGATGCtgaaattgcaaagaaacttgCAATTATTGGACTTTGGTGCATCCAATGGCATCCAGCGAATCGGCCTTCCATGAAAGTTGTGATTCAAATGTTAGAAGGAGGGCATGAACTAACTATGCCTCCTAACCCGTTTGCCTCAACAAATCCCACAAGACTGAAGCTAAACCAAGAGTTAGATGTCATCCAAGAACAAGAATAA